Within Pseudomonadota bacterium, the genomic segment CAGTTCTGTGCAAATTGTAACCATAGTGTTTACACCTGCCCGCTTTGCATTATCTAACACAACATCCAGTTCGCCGGCAAAACGTTCATCATTTAAATGGCAGTGGCTATCGATCCACATTGGCTAAGCTGCTTTTTCAAATCGAGGAAACACCGGTTCAGGTACCGGCAAAGGTGTACCTGGTATCAGAACTTCTCCCCCCAAAGCCATCAAATCCCTTTGTGAATCAGGGATACTGAGAAAATCAAGGAACCGCTCACTGGCTTGAGGAATCACAGGTAAAGCTAAAACCGCCAGATAGAAAATCGCCTCCATAAGTACAAAAAGCACTGTTTGCATACGTTCCACATCCGTTTTGCGCAAACTCCAAGGTTGTTCACGATCAATGTAACGGTTGGCTCTACCAACACAAACCCATATAGCTTCACACATTTTGCTTAAGGACTGCTGCTTGGCAAGTATTTTTAACTCTTCTGGCAGCTCCTTAATCTGTTGCAAGAAAGTTTTATCGCCATCATGAAGTTTTCCAGGCTGTGGTACTTGCGCCCCTGCATGCTTTTGTACAAAAGAAAGTACCCGTTGAACTAAGTTGCCAAAATCATTGGCAAGGTCGCTATTGATGCGTTGAATGAAGGCTGCATCAGAAAAATCTCCATCCTTACCAAAGGGAACCTCTCGCATCAAAAAGTATCGCACCTGATCAGCACCGTATTGCTGCACCAGTTCAAAAGGATCAACAGTATTACCTATGGATTTCGACATCTTGTTCCCATCTTTGGTCCACCACCCGTGGGCAAAGATCCGCTTAGGTGGCTCAAGTCCCGCTGCCAATAAAAACGCTGGCCAGTAGATTGCATGATGACGCAAAATATCTTTACCAACCAGATGTGTGGCACTGGGCCAGAAATTTATATACTTTGGTGTTTGCACATCTGGATATCCCAAGGCACTCAAATAATTGGTTAGGGCAT encodes:
- the metG gene encoding methionine--tRNA ligase gives rise to the protein MPGAPYYITTPIYYVNDVPHIGHAYTSIAADVLARFYRLFGHEVFFLTGTDEHGQKIERAAEKKGVSPQQFVDDVAEHFRDLSQMLNLSEDYFIRTTDAGHKKAAQALWSKLADNGQIYQSTYAGWYSVRDETFYTESELVDGKAPTGAEVEWIEEPSYFFKLSEWQEPLLRFYAENPDFIGPKTRRNEVMRFVEGGLRDLSISRSTFKWGVPVPGDTGHVMYVWLDALTNYLSALGYPDVQTPKYINFWPSATHLVGKDILRHHAIYWPAFLLAAGLEPPKRIFAHGWWTKDGNKMSKSIGNTVDPFELVQQYGADQVRYFLMREVPFGKDGDFSDAAFIQRINSDLANDFGNLVQRVLSFVQKHAGAQVPQPGKLHDGDKTFLQQIKELPEELKILAKQQSLSKMCEAIWVCVGRANRYIDREQPWSLRKTDVERMQTVLFVLMEAIFYLAVLALPVIPQASERFLDFLSIPDSQRDLMALGGEVLIPGTPLPVPEPVFPRFEKAA